GCGACGGGGCTTGGTGGCCGCGTGCACCGCCGGGACCCCGCAGGCCCGGGCGAAGAGCTGCACCCGCGCCTCGAGGTTGTTGGAGAGGATGCAGGCGACGAACCCCTGGGCCCGCGCCTGGTCCAGCCAGCGGCGGAGGTTCTCGTCGGGCAGCGGCTGGTCCCGCCGCGCCAGGGTGTTGTCGAGGTCGAGGATCAGACCCCGCACGCCCCGGCCGCGCAGGTCGTCCCAGCGGATGGCATAGATGGATGGGACGACCAGATCGGGAGTCAGCAGCCGCCACAACCGCCGCACGCCCTGGGCTCCTTTCCGGTTCTCCGGACCCATTATACGGCACGCCTGAAACGGCACGCCCAGCCGGTCCGCCACCGGGCGGAAGGGGCGGACGGGCGGGGCCCACGGCGCCGGGGCGATCCCGCCTGCGGACGAGCATGCGGCGCCGGTGCGTGGCCCGGTGGTGGACGGCGCCGAGGGGGCCGGTGTTGGGGGGCGACCGCTCAGTCGTCCTCCGCGTTCGGGCTGGACGCACCGCCGTCCCGCCGCGGGCCGGGTTCGTCCAGCACGCGGCGGGTCAACCAGCGCACCGCCCGCTTCTCGATGCGCGAGACGTAGGAGCGCGAGATGCCCAGGACCCTCGCCACCTCCCGCTGGGTGTAGCGGCGCTGGCCGTCGAGCCCGAAGCGCAGCTCCAGCACCCGCCGCTCCCGGGGGCCCAGCTCCCGCACCGCGTCCCGGATGCGTCCGGCCAGCAGGCGGCGGCCCACGGCGTCCTCCACGGCGTCGTCCTCCGCCGGCAACATGTCCATCAGGGTCACCTCGTTGCCCTCGCGGTCGACGCCGATGGGGCTCTGCAGGAACACCTCCCGCCGGTTGCGCCGGGTCGCGCGCAGGTGCATGAGGATCTCGTTCTCGATGCAGCGGGCGGCGTAGGTGGCGAGGCGCGTGCCCTTGCTCGGGTCGAAGGAGTCGACGCCCTTGATCAGTCCGACGGTGCCGATGCTGATCAGGTCCTCCGGGTCCTCGCCGGTGTCGTCGAACTTCTTGGCGATGTGGGCCACCAGGCGCAGGTTGCGCTCGATCAGCACCTCGCGGGCGCGGGCGTCACCGCGTCGCATGCGCTCCAGGTAGTGGGCCTCTTCCTCCGGCGTGAGGGGCTGGGGAAAGCTGCGGCCCGTCTGAAGATAACCGATCAAGTAGAGCAGACCGCGCACCAGGGCCGCCCCAAGGAGCAGCAGCCATCCGGGTCCCATGGCAGCGCCTCCTTGCCAACGGGTGGCGAGCCGGGCATCCGCCGCCGTGTGCCCGGCACCGCGCCCCCTGCGGCCCGCCGGATCGCCTGCGGACGAACCGGCCAGCACGAGGGGCACTGCCACGGTATGCACCGCGGCCCCGCTCCGTACCTGTCCCGGTGCGCCATTGGGCGTGATCGCGGAGATTGGGCATGCGCGGAAGGCCGGGTGGGCGGCCGCCGGCGGTGAGGGTCCCGGCCACGACCCCCTGGGGCCGCCTGCCGCCGGCGCCGTCGGCGCATCCGCACCCTCGGCGACCCGCTGCCTCCCCGGGGCCGGCGATCCGCCCGGACCTCAGCCGCCCCGCTCCTCCAGGGACTGGCGATAGGCCTGGACGTTGCGCTCGTGCTCCGCCAGGGTGCGCGCGAAGCGGTGACGGCCCGATCCGTCCGGGCTGAGCACGAAGTACAGGTAGTCGACGTCCGCGGGGTGCAGGACGGCCTCCAGGGACGCCCGGCCCGGGGACCCGATGGGACCGGGGGGCAGGCCCGGGTGGCGGTAGGTGTTGTAGGGCGAGGCCACCTGGAGGTCGCGGGCGGTCAACGGCCCCGAGGTCCGCCCCAGGGCGTAGAGCACCGTCGGGTCGGCGTCCAGCGACATCCCGCGTTCCAGGCGGTTGCGGTACACGGCCGCGATCAGCGGGCGCTCCTCCGCCACCCGGGCTTCGCGTTCCACGATGGACGCCAGGGTGACCACCTGGTGGACCGTGAGCCCCTGGCGCTGAGCCTCGGCCTGTTCCTCCGGACCGAAGACCTCCTGGAAGCGGTCCAGCATCATCCGCACCACCTGGTCCGGATCGGCGACGCGGCCGCGTTCGTCCACGGGCACCCGGTACGTGTCGGGGAAGAGGTAGCCCTCCAGGGGCTCCTGGAGCGCGGCCCGCACCTCCCGATCCCGCGGCAGATAGGGCCAGGTGGCGGCTGCGCGGTCCAGTGCCGCGCGGAAGGCCGCGCGCTCCACCAGCCCCCGGGTGACCAGGTGGTCGACGATCTGGTCCACGGTCCAGCCCTCGGGGATGGTGAAGCGGGCGGTCAGCACCTCGCCTCGCGCCAGCTTGTCCAACACGGCCCTCGCCGCCATGCCCGGGCTCAGCCGGTAGACCCCCGCCTTGAGCCGGCCGTCCCGCCCCTGCGCGCGGGCCAGCAGCCGGAAGGCCAGCGGGTGCCGGATCAGCCCGCGGCGGTGCAAGAGCTCCGCGATCTCCGCCGTCGAGGCACCCTGGGGGATGCGCACCACCACCGCCTCGGACGAACCGGGTCGGGGCGGTTCCAGGGCATGGAGATAGGCACGGTATGCCCACCCTGCGGCGCCTGCCAGCAGGACGAGGGTCGCGGCCGCCACCAGCCCCACTCCCCGCCGCCCGAAGCGCTCCACCGCTGGCCCTCCCCACCTCCCGCCGGTTGGCCGGCACCACGGCCCCGGACGCAGCCCTTCGCCGGCGCGCCCCCGGGCCTACCGGCTGCCGCGCCGGGGGCCACCGGCGCCCTCGTCCCCCCGATCCGGATCCTCGCCCTCGTCCTCCTCGTCCAGCCCTGCGTCGTCCAGCGCCTCCAGGTCGCCGCCCTCTTCGTCCTCGTCATCCAGCTCGTCGTCCGCCAGGTCCTCGTCGCTCCACTCGGCCTCCTCCCACTCCTCGTCGTCGGGGCCGAGCAGCTCGTCGGCGTACGCCTCGTCCTCCTCCTCGGCGACCATGTCCTCCCAGGCCTCCGCCACGGCGTCCCACTCGTCGTCGTCCTCGATCTCCACCAGGACCGGGGTGCCGTCGTCCTCGTGCAGCAGGCGGAAGATGAAGGCCTCCTCCTCGTCGTCGGGATCGGCGACGATGGCGTACTTGCGGTCGTCCAGCTCCACCAGGTCGATGACCACGAACTGCTGCTCCTCGCCGTTCTCGTCCCGGAAGGTGACGATCCGGCGCTCCTCCGGCAGATCCATGCCTGCCCCACCACCTTTCTCCGCAGCTCCCCGCCGTCGGGGGTCGCCGGGGCGGGCCCCACGCCCGCGCCCTTCGCGGGGAGATTCGCTACCGTCGGGCCGTCGCCTGCGGGCCGCCTCCAAGAACCCCTGCAGGATGATGGTCGCCGCCATGCGGTCGATCACCTGCTTGCGCCGACGCCGGGACACGTCGGCCGCGATCAGCACCCGCTCCGCCTCGACGGTGGACAGCCGCTCGTCCCATAGGGTTACCCGGGGCACGCCCGCTTGCCGCAGGGCGTCGGCGAACCGCTCGGCGGCGTGCGCCTCCGGACCCCGTCGACCGTCGAGGCGGCGCGGCCAGCCGACCACGACGCCGTGCACGTCGTACTTGCGGACCAAGGCGGCGACCTGGGCCGCGTTCTCGGCGTCGGAGCGGCGGCGCAGGCTGGTCAGCGGGCGCGCCACGATCCCCTCCGGGTCGCTGATCGCCACCCCGATCACCCGTTCGCCGAGATCCAGGCCGAGCCAGCGCACGACCTCCTCCAGCCTCCTCCGCGCCGACCGAGCCGCCATCGCGTCGCCACGCCCTGACCGCGGGACCAGCGTCCGCCCCGGCCGCGGGATCGGCGCCCACCCTGGCCAGGCGCTCGGCCCACCCTGGCGGGGGGCCTCCGCCTCCCCCTGCGGCCACCGAGTCGCGTCCCTGGCGTGGCGGCGTCGCTCAAAGCCAGCGCGGCTCGCGCCGCCGGGGCGACAGCAACAGCAGGGCCGCCGCGCCGGCGACGAACCCGGCGATGTGCGCCCACCAGGCCACCAGGCTGACGTTGGGCGCGCCCAGCGCCGCCAGGCCGTTCAGCACCTGCAGGCCGAACCAGACCAGCAGGAAGACCCAGGCGGGCACTTCTGCTACGGTAATGAAGATAAACAGAAAGATCAAGGTGATGATCCGCGACCGGGGGAACGCCAGGAAATAGGCGCCCAACACGCCGGCGACGGCCCCGCTAGCCCCGATGGTGGGGATGGTCGATGAGGGGTTGGCCAGCACGTGGACGTAGTTCCCCACCACGCCCGTCAGGAGGTAGAAGACCAAGAACCGGCCGCGTCCGAGGCGGTCCTCCACGTTGTCGCCGAACACCCAGAGGAAGAGCATGTTGCCCAGCAGGTGGAGCAGGCTGCCGTGGAGGAACATGGCGGTCACCAGGGGCAGGTAAGGGGCGATGCCCACCTGCGGCAGCATCCCCAGGGGCGGGATGGCCGCCGGCACCACCCCGTACCGTTGGGCCAGGGCGGCGATGCCGGCCTCGGGCGTCGGCCCCGTGGTCCATTGGACGAAGAACACATAGACATTGAGGGCGATGAGCAGTACCGTGATCCAGGGAAAGCGCCGGGAGCGGATGGTGTCGCGCAACGGGATCATGGCGTGCTCCTTTCCAGCTCTCTCGCCGGCACCCCACCGGCGGGGTGCCCACCCCGGCGGCCGCTGCCGGCGCGGAGTCGACGGAGCATCGGCGGTTTGGAAGCGGGGTGATCGGTGATGACCCAGCCGATGGTGCCGTCGCCGCGTTCCCGCCCGCCCCGGCTGCGACGCCGGCGCGACCCCGGTCGCCCGGGAGCGGTCCGGGTCTTCGGACCCCGCGGCGGAGGAACCGTCGCCCAGGGTGCCATCCTCGTGCCGGAGCCCCCGGCGCGGCGAGGGCTCTGGGCTCGCCTCAAGGCCGAACTCGCCTACCTCGCCGGCCTGCGGCGCCTCTGGCTGGTCGTCGCCGCCACCGCCTTCGTGGTCGGCTTCCTCTTTGGCACTTGGTTCGGCCACGACCTGTCGCGGGTAGCTCACCTCCGGTAAGAGAGCGGGGAGGCCGGGGCGGCGCCAGCTCGGGCAGCCGCTTCCCGCCGGCGTCGGGCCGCGAGCGCCTTGGCGGCCGACACGCCGGGGATGTGGCGCACGGTAGACGCGCGCCACGGCCGACCGTTCTTTTCGAAACGGATGCGGCGGGATGCGGCGATGCGCGCAGCCGCCCGGGCACGCCGCGCAGCCGTTCATCGGAGCCCGGGGCCCGCACCCCTCATCGGCCGCCGGGGCAGCGGCCGCCGCAGGGGGCGACCTGGGCGAGCCGCCCTAGGCCTCGCGGCGCCGGGTCCCGCCCCGCAGGGCCGCCACGTAGGCCCGGACCAGCTCGGCCAGCAGCTGATCGCGCTCCACCCGGACCACCAGCGCCCGCGCCCCCCGGTGGCTGGTGATGTACGCGGGATCGCCCGAGAGCAGGTATCCGGCCAGCTGTCGCACCGGATCGTAGCCCCGCTCCTCGAGGGCCTCGTAGACCGCGGCCAGCACCGCCGCGGCATCCGGCGGCGCATCCCCGCCCTCCCCCGCGGGCGTCGCCGGCAAGGGGGCTGCCCCGCCGTACATCGTCGGCTCGGCGTCGGCGACGGGCCTCCGGTCCGGTCCCGGTCCGCGGCCGGCCACCGGCGGCACCGGCTCCGCTCCTTGGTGCACACCTCTCGCCTCCGCTCCACGGCTCCCTGGGCTCCGGGCGGCGCCGAGCGGCCCGCGGACCGTTAGCCCTGGCCGCGTGCCGCCACGCCCGCCGCGCCCAGTTGCTCCAGCCACGACCGGCGACCCTGCTCGAGGGCCTCCGCCAGGCGGCCGGGCTCGCGGCCGCCGGCCTGGGCCAGATCGGGACGGCCGCCACCGCCGCCGCCCACCCGGCGGGCGACCTCACCGACCAGGCGACCCGCGTGGAGCCCGCGCTGCTGGGCGCCCGGCGTCAAGGCGGCCACCAACAGAGCCCGGTCGCCCGACCGCGCCCCCAACAGCACCGCAGCCTCCCCGGCGCGCTGGCGCAGGTAGTCGGCGGTCTCTCGCAAGACCTCGGGGTCGTCCACGGGGAGTTCGCCCACGATCACCCGCACCCCTGCCACCGCCGGCGCCTCCGCCAGCAGCCGGTCGGCCGCCTGGCGCGCCAGGCGACCCTGCAGCCGGTGCACCTGGCGCTCCAGGTCGCGGTGGGCCTCCACCAGCGCCTCGAGGCGAGCGGGCAAATCGTCCACCGGTGCCCGCAGGGTGGCCGCCAGCCGCTGGAGCAGGTCTTCCCGCTGGCGCAGATAGGCCAGGCTCGACCAGCCGGTCACCGCCTCGACGCGCCGCACGCCCGCCGCCACGCTTCCCTCGCCGGTGAGCTTGAAGAGCCCGATGTCGCTGGTGGACGCCACGTGGGTGCCGCCGCAGAGCTCGAGGCTGTAGTCGCCGATCTGGACCACCCGCACCTCGCGGCCGTACTTTTCCCCGAAGAGGGCGATGGCACCCGCCTCCAGCGCCTCCTCCAGGCTGGTCCAGTACCAGCGCACGGGGACGGCGGCCAGGATCACCCGATTGACCTCGTCCTCGATGGCCCGGAGCTGATCCGGCGTCGGCGCCTCGAAGTGGGTGAAG
The sequence above is drawn from the Thermaerobacter sp. FW80 genome and encodes:
- a CDS encoding YqeG family HAD IIIA-type phosphatase; this translates as MRRLWRLLTPDLVVPSIYAIRWDDLRGRGVRGLILDLDNTLARRDQPLPDENLRRWLDQARAQGFVACILSNNLEARVQLFARACGVPAVHAATKPRRRAFLRALETLGVEPAHAAVIGDQIFTDVLGGNRLGMVTVLVTPLPGKEFIGTRLVRRVERWVLRHLAQRGVLRS
- the sigK gene encoding RNA polymerase sporulation sigma factor SigK, with the translated sequence MGPGWLLLLGAALVRGLLYLIGYLQTGRSFPQPLTPEEEAHYLERMRRGDARAREVLIERNLRLVAHIAKKFDDTGEDPEDLISIGTVGLIKGVDSFDPSKGTRLATYAARCIENEILMHLRATRRNRREVFLQSPIGVDREGNEVTLMDMLPAEDDAVEDAVGRRLLAGRIRDAVRELGPRERRVLELRFGLDGQRRYTQREVARVLGISRSYVSRIEKRAVRWLTRRVLDEPGPRRDGGASSPNAEDD
- the mltG gene encoding endolytic transglycosylase MltG, whose translation is MERFGRRGVGLVAAATLVLLAGAAGWAYRAYLHALEPPRPGSSEAVVVRIPQGASTAEIAELLHRRGLIRHPLAFRLLARAQGRDGRLKAGVYRLSPGMAARAVLDKLARGEVLTARFTIPEGWTVDQIVDHLVTRGLVERAAFRAALDRAAATWPYLPRDREVRAALQEPLEGYLFPDTYRVPVDERGRVADPDQVVRMMLDRFQEVFGPEEQAEAQRQGLTVHQVVTLASIVEREARVAEERPLIAAVYRNRLERGMSLDADPTVLYALGRTSGPLTARDLQVASPYNTYRHPGLPPGPIGSPGRASLEAVLHPADVDYLYFVLSPDGSGRHRFARTLAEHERNVQAYRQSLEERGG
- the ruvX gene encoding Holliday junction resolvase RuvX; this encodes MRWLGLDLGERVIGVAISDPEGIVARPLTSLRRRSDAENAAQVAALVRKYDVHGVVVGWPRRLDGRRGPEAHAAERFADALRQAGVPRVTLWDERLSTVEAERVLIAADVSRRRRKQVIDRMAATIILQGFLEAARRRRPDGSESPREGRGRGARPGDPRRRGAAEKGGGAGMDLPEERRIVTFRDENGEEQQFVVIDLVELDDRKYAIVADPDDEEEAFIFRLLHEDDGTPVLVEIEDDDEWDAVAEAWEDMVAEEEDEAYADELLGPDDEEWEEAEWSDEDLADDELDDEDEEGGDLEALDDAGLDEEDEGEDPDRGDEGAGGPRRGSR
- a CDS encoding rhomboid family intramembrane serine protease, whose translation is MIPLRDTIRSRRFPWITVLLIALNVYVFFVQWTTGPTPEAGIAALAQRYGVVPAAIPPLGMLPQVGIAPYLPLVTAMFLHGSLLHLLGNMLFLWVFGDNVEDRLGRGRFLVFYLLTGVVGNYVHVLANPSSTIPTIGASGAVAGVLGAYFLAFPRSRIITLIFLFIFITVAEVPAWVFLLVWFGLQVLNGLAALGAPNVSLVAWWAHIAGFVAGAAALLLLSPRRREPRWL
- a CDS encoding IreB family regulatory phosphoprotein, with product MYGGAAPLPATPAGEGGDAPPDAAAVLAAVYEALEERGYDPVRQLAGYLLSGDPAYITSHRGARALVVRVERDQLLAELVRAYVAALRGGTRRREA